The Arachis duranensis cultivar V14167 chromosome 2, aradu.V14167.gnm2.J7QH, whole genome shotgun sequence genome has a window encoding:
- the LOC107473429 gene encoding non-specific lipid transfer protein GPI-anchored 5 codes for MARSSLSLVIMVLVVGATMWNQEAKAQSSSSSSSCTSTLTSLSPCLNYIMGSSSTPSSSCCSQLSSVVKSSPQCLCSVLNGGGSNLGIPINQTLALSLPSACKVQTPPVSQCKGVNGGASSGSPVGSPFGSPAESPADSPEGSVAPSDSGSDSPSVAGSKRVPGTNGGSSDGSNIKFPSHFLLSLLVIVSCFSSITNL; via the exons ATGGCAAGATCTTCTTTGAGCTTAGTTATTATGGTTCTTGTTGTGGGGGCCACAATGTGGAACCAAGAAGCAAAAGctcaatcatcatcatcatcatcaagttGCACAAGCACATTAACTAGCTTGAGTCCTTGCTTGAACTACATAATGGGAAGCTCATCAACACCATCATCTTCATGTTGCTCTCAACTCTCAAGTGTGGTTAAATCTTCCCCACAGTGCTTATGCTCTGTCCTTAATGGTGGAGGTTCCAATTTGGGAATCCCCATTAACCAAACTCTTGCTTTGTCTCTTCCTAGTGCTTGCAAAGTTCAAACTCCACCAGTAAGCCAATGCAAag GTGTTAATGGAGGAGCATCTTCGGGTTCTCCGGTGGGATCTCCATTTGGTTCCCCAGCGGAATCTCCAGCTGATTCACCTGAAGGTTCAGTTGCACCTTCAGATTCAGGTTCAGATTCTCCCTCAG TTGCAGGATCTAAGAGAGTTCCAGGAACAAATGGTGGGTCATCTGATGGAAGCAACATTAAATTCCCCTCCCACTTTTTGCTCTCTCTTCTTGTAATTGTTTCTTGTTTCTCTTCCATCACCAACCTCtga
- the LOC107473384 gene encoding non-specific lipid transfer protein GPI-anchored 16, translating into MGQLTYAFQITMISTVLIIIMGSLNLVKGQITTPCTTSMITNFTPCANFITGSSSNGLAPSSSCCDSLRSLMSNSIDCACLVISANAPIPLPINSVLALFLPQACSINELPLQCKASGSPIPAPGPAMLGSNDQSLPPITESPLSPQASEAPNSETSQPTLAPLEAKSKPFKKNKNSRKLQEYSYH; encoded by the exons ATGGGACAACTCACATATGCTTTCCAAATCACTATGATATCAACCGTACTAATTATAATTATGGGTTCACTAAACTTGGTTAAGGGTCAAATTACTACACCATGTACAACATCAATGATAACCAATTTCACACCATGTGCAAACTTCATCACAGGAAGTTCAAGTAATGGATTAGCACCATCATCTTCATGTTGTGATTCACTAAGGTCTTTGATGAGTAATAGTATAGATTGTGCTTGCCTTGTGATTTCAGCCAATGCTCCAATCCCATTACCTATTAACAGTGTTCTTGCCCTTTTTCTTCCACAAGCATGCAGCATCAATGAACTTCCTTTACAGTGCAAAG CTTCTGGCTCTCCTATACCAGCTCCAG GTCCAGCAATGCTTGGATCAAATGACCAATCACTTCCTCCAATAACTGAATCTCCACTCAGCCCACAAG CTTCTGAGGCACCCAATTCTGAGACTTCACAACCAACATTGGCACCACTAGAAGCAAAATCAAAACCATtcaagaagaataagaactcaAGAAAACTCCAGGAATACAGCtaccattaa
- the LOC107473383 gene encoding octanoyltransferase LIP2p, chloroplastic, translating to MNLLNTVPSSAPPCPSLPLRTHSNLSKSLQFSYPKPSKFTSYGARLCELFDLHQEQVPYEVAWSWQKDIVKEKKAQLENEGDCSDTLIVLQHPSVYTLGTASTKDNLNFNINNAPFNVYRTERGGEVTYHGPGQLVLYPIINLRRHKMDLHWYLRTLEELVIRVLSSTFSIQASRVEGLTGVWVGNEKVAAVGIRVSHWITYHGLALNVTTDLTPFKWIIPCGIRNREVGSIKGLLLREAQSSNMAANGTNDLHSIMHDDGGLIGITRNSLIEEFSKVFQLEYHHRTISVPMLYERNQSDLVTETQQS from the exons ATGAATTTGTTGAATACGGTCCCTTCATCAGCGCCTCCATGTCCTTCTCTACCTTTGCGCACCCACTCCAACCTGTCCAAGTCACTCCAATTCTCATATCCGAAACCATCCAAATTCACATCTTACGGAGCAAGGCT CTGCGAGCTCTTTGATTTGCACCAAGAGCAAGTCCCTTATGAAGTGGCATGGTCTTGGCAGAAAGACATTgtgaaggaaaagaaggctcAGCTTGAGAACGAAGGAGATTGCAGTGACACCCTTATTGTGCTGCAGCACCCTTCTGTGTATACATTGGGTACTGCCAGTACCAAGGACAACCTAAATTTCAACATCAACAATGCACCCTTTAATGTTTATCGTACTGAGCGAGGTGGTGAAGTTACATACCATGGTCCTGGCCAGCTAGTTCTGTACCCTATTATCAATCTAAGAAGACACAAGATGGATCTACATTGGTACCTCAGGACACTGGAAGAGCTTGTCATTCGTGTTCTTTCTTCGACATTTTCCATTCAAGCTTCTCGAGTGGAGGGTTTAACTGGTGTCTGGGTTG GAAATGAGAAAGTTGCAGCTGTAGGTATAAGAGTGTCTCATTGGATAACATACCATGGCTTAGCACTTAATGTCACAACAGATTTGACTCCCTTCAAATGGATCATCCCATGTGGCATACGCAACCGCGAGGTTGGAAGCATTAAAGGGTTGTTACTGAGAGAAGCTCAGTCATCAAATATGGCTGCTAATGGAACAAATGATCTGCATTCTATTATGCATGATGATGGCGGTCTAATTGGTATTACTCGCAACTCCTTGATTGAAGAGTTTTCAAAAGTGTTTCAGCTTGAGTACCATCATAGAACTATTTCTGTACCTATGTTGTATGAAAGGAATCAAAGTGATCTTGTTACTGAAACACAGCAAAGTTGA